A window of Phaseolus vulgaris cultivar G19833 chromosome 4, P. vulgaris v2.0, whole genome shotgun sequence genomic DNA:
ACCATGTCACCATTCGACCTGCAAGCTctggtttttttaaaattttagatattggAAAATCTGTTCTCACTATTACCTGATGATTCTGAAAGTATGGTCGAAGGCGTCTTGCAGCATACACTAATGTTAGGGCAACTCTCTCAACTTTGGGATATCTGGTTTCGGCATTTTGTAGGGTTCTACTCACAAAATATATCGGTTTCTGCTCTGGGTTTTCTTGGATTAAAGCGGCTCCTATTGCTTCATTTGAAGTAGCTAAGTAGACTATGATGGGTTGATTGGGTACAGGTTTTACTAAAATTGGAGGTTCAGCCACCATGCTCTTTATTTGAGATAAAGCTTGCTCACATTGTTCACTCCACACAAAATTTTCAGATTTTTTCAACAAGTTTATAATCGGTTTAGTTTTCTCAGCCAATATTGGCAGAAATCTTGATAGTGAATTCAACTTCCCTACTAGCCTTTGCACTTCTTTTAGGTTTTTTGGTCTTCCCATCTGCATGATTGCCTCACATTTGTCAGGATTAGCTTCAATTCCTCTGTTTGTCAACATAAATCCCAAAAATTTTCCTCCTCTGACGCCGAAAACGCATTTTTCTGGATTAAGTCGAATATTGTATTTCCTTATTTGAGCAAACACTTCTTCAAGGTCTTCCAGGTGTTTCTGTATCTCATTTGATTTAACaaccatgtcatcaacatacacTTCTAGGTTCTTTCCAATCTGTTCTTTAAACACTttgtccatcaatctttggtatgTTGCCCCAGCATTCTTCAAGCCGAAAGGCATgactttataacaataatttgcAACATCAGTGGTGAAAGCTGTTTTCGAGATATCAGGTGCATACATCTGTATTTGATTATACCCCGAATAAGCATCAAGGAAACTCATCATCTCTTGGCCAGATGCCCCATCAACTAGTCGGTCTATGTTAGGTAATGGATATGTGTCTTTCGGACAAGCTTTGTTCAAATCGGTGTAATCTGTACACATTCTCCATTGTCCACTTGGTTTTTTGACGAGTACCACATTAGACAACCACGTGGTATACTTAGCTTCTCGGATAAAACCAGCTTGTATTAACTTTTGAGTTTCTTCAATTGCTGCTTGTCGTCGTTCTTCTCCTAACTTTCTTCGTTTTTGAGATACTGGCTTTGCTTCCCGGCAAACAGATAATTTGTGACACATTACCTCTGGATCAATTCCAGGGATATCAGACGGCCGCCAGGCAAATAAATCCTTATTACTACGCAACAGTGTGATAAGTTTGCTAAGCAATTCATCAGGCATACTTCCACTTACATAAGTGCATTGTCTGTCATCTTGGCCTAACAGTACTGCTGTCGTTTCTTCTTTCGGTTCCAGCCTTTCCTCATTCAATCTGGGATCCAAGTCCACCATGGCTACTATTTTTTCAGCCTCTTTATCCACcttcaaattcatttttaaacctGCTGCATAACATTCTCGAGCATCTCTTTGATTGACATAAACTGTAGCTATCTCTCCTTTTTCTGTTGGGAATTTCATGGCCAAATGTGGTGTTGACACGATTGCTCCTAACTTATTTAAGGAAGATCGTCCTAGCAACACATTGTATGAGGTGGATGCATCCACCACCAGATATcggattttaatttttctaactTTGCTACCTCTTCCAAATGTTGTCACCAAATCAACATATCCCTTTGTGTTAACTCTTTCGCCTGAAAAGCCAATGATTTGCTCTCGAAAAGGCACTATGTCTTCTTCTCTCAAATGTAACCTTTTGAACGTATCCCAGAACAAGATATCGACCGAACTCCCTTGATCAACCAGGGTCTTCATGACAGCATATTCGGCTATTTCAACCGTGATTACCATAGGATCATCATGATCTGGATCAATTTCTTGGAAGTCTTCGTCTGTGAAAAGCATTGGTGGTAAAGTTCTTCTTTTGAAAACATGATTAACAGACCTGATATTTCTCCAATGTTGCTTTCGTGCAGATGAGGATTCCTTCCCAGAAAAACCTCCTGAGATCGTATTTATAAACCCCCTAACCGGTCTTCCCAAACTTCGCTCTCTGCTTTGTCTTACTGATTGAGTGTTTTGATAGATTCTATCTCTTCTTTCGTTTGGCCTTCCAACCCTTCTTTCGTCTCTTTTTTCCACTTGTTTTTCTCTCCTTTCCAACCTTTCAACCCTTCTTTCACCCAGCTCTCGCCCCCTCGTATCTCTCTCTGGACTCAACCATACTCttagatttcccctttgaaCAAAACGTTTTAACTGTCCGGCATGAATCAACTcttctattttatctttcaaCCCAATACATTCTTCTGTATGATGaccatgatttttatgatattcACAATGTTTGGTGCGGTCTGCCCTTTCTGGTGTTCTTGCTTTTCTTGGTGATGGTATTATTTCGGCTGCCATGGCTTCCTGTAAAATTCTTGCTCTGTTCGTATTTAGAGGTGTGTATTGCTGGAACTTTTGAGCTCTGAATTCTTCTCGGGCTCTTCTTGCAACAGGCGGGTGTTCTCTTTGTCACCCTCTTCTCGCCTCCATCAACCCTTACTTGGTTTCGAAACTCCCTTAATTCTTCcatttgcataaattttgatGCCTGTTGCCTTAGTTCATCCAGATTGATCGCAGGTTTCTTGCAAAGACTATCGGCAAATGGTCCTGGTTTTAATGCCGTTATCATATGATGCATGGTGACCTCTGGACTAAGATTTCGGATTCCCAAAGCAACCTTTCCAAAATGTTCCATGAACATTCTTAAAGACTCTCCTTTCTCTTGTCTTATGTTCACTAAGGCGATTGACGTTAAATGATGGGGACGACTAGTTGCAAATTGAGCACCGAACTTTTCTATCAACGTATCAAAACAATCTATACTCAAAGGTGGGAGGCGTGTAAACCAGCTCAATGCTGCCCCTTTCAGAGTTGTAGGAAATACTCTGCACATAACAACATCATtccatgtatacaagctgaTTTGAGTAGTGTATATTGCAATATGCTCATCAGGATCTGTACTTCCATCATATTTGTCAATGGTTAAGTTCTTCCAATTGTCAGGCAACGGAGTATCGACTATAACATCATAAAACGGATGTTTTCTGGAAGATGTTCCTGCACAAACCCCAGAGTTTTCAAGCCATCTTCTTCTGGTTTGAGAATTTTCATTATATATCCTCTCGTTCACTTGTATCCCCGGTTGGACAGTTTCGAAGGATGAATTCAAAACCGTTTCCTCTTGTAACTTTCTCCTCATGTGTGCGTTTTCGGCTCTTAACATACTcaattcttcttcattattcttttttaacatctcgaattctttttgtaattggACCAACATTGCCATTGGCATGTTAACATTGTCTTCCCGATCTCCACCTTGTTCTCCTCCTTGACTCATCTTGTCTTTAACCCTTCTCAATTgaccctcggccccacggtgggcgccaaaatgttcttacagcaaggaccaagaacacttgAAATGGGTTAATCAAGACTAATCCTTCAATCTTGGGCTGAATACTATCTTGGGTCGGGTACTTCTCTCCTTGATGAAAACTCTtggcttctcctctcggctggtgctctcggctggtgctttcggcttctcctctcggctggtgctctcggcttctcctctcggctggtgctctcggcttctcctctcggctggtgctctcggcttctcctcacaacaggtggggggtacctgcaagtcgctccgatgccaaagtcagaaaaggtttaacgttcatcagataaaatcactcttacctttttcttgtgctgacctcctatttatagggtttCGTTGATGGGCCCTCTACAGTACTTTTGGACTTTCTTCtcacacctttttattacttttacaccCCCTTGTGCAAGTTCCTTATTTAAATTGggctttattatgatttttattatcctTTCAGGTTTCGGTTTAAACCTCTCGGTTTCAACCTTTTTCCCTTGTTTACTCAATGTTGTTCTCGgcctaaacctctcggttttagcctaccagtacactttctcggcctaaacctctcggttttagcctaccagtacacattacattataccaagtacaattattgtaaaactaataaaaaaatgtgtgtttcttccagaaacatattgtaggcgaaGTCATATTTGAATTATGAAGTCAccttttgtcatataaattaaagtcAAATATAATACAACAAATATTAATACAATGAAATAGTACTCATACAAATaactacaaattttaaaaatcatacaacaaaaataaacatatatgcATTAGAAcgtttcaagaaaaaaaaacataacaacTTAATACATCAATgactaattaataataaagaatatataCACAATACAATGAATATAAACATTCCATAATATTagaacaaatatataaaatacaaaaaatgatGAAAGAGTTTTATGATTGTAATATACTGACAATTGTTACAGCGTTGAGCATATTTTAAAATGCCAACACATTATAAATATGCTAGATaatgaatgaaaaattaaaaaaagtatatatatatatatatatatattgcaaATAATGGCTACAACAAATACAaagaaataaaatgagataattaaacataatcgcaataaaataaaaatcaacatAAAGAGAAATAAATTGTTATGGTTTCCAACAAAGTGGAAAATTGATCTTTAACGACAAACAAAACAACTAATACTTGCAAAATAAACCAACAAAAAAAAGAGTATTTTTGTTCAAAGCAATCAAAACGATTATCCTAAAAGGTTAAGAAATTTAATTATCCACTTTGTCTTTTGTAGTGACTCTTCATCAGTAGTAGAACCCTGATATGAGAAGAGGGCTTCTTGCTATGacattcaaatataattttgtcaTCTTCACGAAAAGAATGAAGACGACAAAAATTTTTCTAGTCACTACCAAGTGTAACGCTTTTGGAAGGAAACCTAGATTTGAAAACCTTGCATTCCACATCTTTTAGCGATCCATGTAGAGTAACCTTCTTCAACCTCCCTTTGCGAGAGAAGGCAGATCCTTcaacaaaaaacaaataattagttaataaaagaaatataatataaaaacaacaatttaaaaagaaagggTGGTAAATTGACCAGATAACCTCCATTGACCAGTCAAAGAGACAACTTTACGTTAAAATGTTCAAAGGGACCATTGTTCAACGGTTCCCTCCCTTGAACatcattcaaaaattattaACACCACTTTGACATACCTCTCCCATATAAACAGTTATATGGAAGGAGTTATGACCAATGTAAGGGAACAATATAGGGTGGTGGCCTTTAAACCCATAAAAATCACTCAAACTGGACCATCCATTGACAATTTGGGGAGAAAGTATATCTTCGTTATAATATACTACATGAATGTTCCCTACACTATTGTTGAGGGTCCATTCCTTACCCAGATCTTTTTCAAACTTGATGGTGAATGCACGATCAATGTGTCCATTCTATccattttaaaacaataaaaataatcaaacaaCTGAATAAACTGTGAAAAAATGGGAATctcagaaaataaaaataaaaatacataccTCGCCATGAATGTTAATTGTTGTAAAGAGACCTCGTGTATCAGGTTTAACAATTTCTTCAGGGGTGGGAGCCATGAGAGTGAGAAAAAGAAAGTTGAGGAAGAAGGAAGTTGATCAAACATGTCTTTTCAGTCACGAACCTACAAAAAGCTTCTTCTGAAACAACATGTCCCTTCAATTCcactattaaataataataaaaacaaatacataattaaaatacaataatgatactaaaaaaaataacaaatgataaattaaaaacGAATTATTCCTACACCACTATATTGATGATGTTTCGATTTTCCATTACTTATACAACAAGATATGTTCAGTTcaagttattaaaaaataattaataaaaaatacaattaatttttttaacaaaataataataatattaatgccACATATgattaattagtattatattataataaatttaaaagtgaacatataaatgtattataatttgtgcaatataatatatatatatatatatattataatgaaatatattaataaggaataaaaatgaatatctaaaaacttaaataatattaaatttaaaatataatacttTTAAGTTCTGTAATTATTACTTCCTGCCGTAAGTAATTTAGGAAGAGGAAATGAATACATTGAGAAGAGTGTAAGGGGATATATAAGGGACAGTTTATCAGTttatgcaaaaataaaaattcaagtgGTGCCTTAATTGCCTGCCTTGACAAGTATTTTATGCACGCATTACTAATTAAAGAAAAGCGACCTAAATATACTTATGTCAATGCAATCCTATATATGTGTTTCAATCCTTAGAGCTTCAGTGTTGctatcaatatattttttataaaatatatttttcataaagacaaagataagatgagataaagaaaataaaatgtttatgaCATAATAAGGTATAAGGTATAAAATCTGAATTGAGGAAAAaacaataactaaaaataacatGTGTTCAAATTTTGCTTTAGTTGGCATGCATACCTATACCTGTAATAATTGGTAAAggaaaacaatatttaaataaccttaaaaaaaaataacagaaaTTATGAGTTATAGAATATTATATTATTCTATATAAATTGATGAATCAACGAATAATTAAAAGGTGATTCACATACCATTAACATTATGAGCTTTCATGAAACAAACCATGTTACGAAAtacatataagaaaatgataaaaaaatgtctATTATgagtttctctctccaaattacaatctaattaggtaggatactaatcatgagattctataattattaaattaattgcatataattgggtacaatatagtcaaatattgcatacaataattgcatataatttgataattattatttccttaatactcccctcaagttggtaggtgaagatcaagaaccccaacttgtgtcgtagcgtcaaaaatcGTTTCTTGCCCAATaccttcgtaaaaatatctgcgagctgatactgtgtcggtacataGGAATGACTGattatcccagcttgtaatttttctcgcacaatgtggcagtcgatctcaatgtgttttgtgcgttcatgaaatactgggtttgctgctatatgtaatgtcgcttgattgtcacagaaaagttgagctggcaagttacatgacacctttaaatcctgcaacagatatcgcaaccaaactatctccaaacaagtattggccattgcgcggtattctgcttccgctgatgatcttgatacgtttgtctgtttttttgacttccatgagataatagaggaaccaagaaaaatgcaatatccagatactgatctccgagttgtctgacatctccagtctgagtcgcaataagctgtcaatgtcagattgttttcggatggcaatagcaatccttgtcctggtgatcctttgatgtactttaggactcgaattgcggcatcccaatgaggtttccgtggatcctgtatatattgacttagggtccgaaccaAAAATGCTATGTCAtgccgagtaaccgtgaggtatatcagtcgtcccacgagtcgcctgtatttgactggatcctttaataactcttcatcgtgtggtgtgagttttaggtattgttccattggaaatttgtctggacgagcacctgtgagtcccgtatcctgcaaaatatcaagcgcatattttctttgggacatgtaaataccagctttggaacgggaaaattcaatccctagaaaatattttaggtctccaagatctttaatgcgaaattgttgtaataaacaatctttaacacgctgaatttctgtcaaatcatttcctgtcaaaagaatatcatccacataaatcaaaagggtagtaaatgatgagttattctgtcttgtgaatagagagtaatctgtcttggactgttgaaatcctacagatttaatcacatgagaaaatgttgaaaaccatgttcgagatgcttgtttgagaccataaagggatttgttgagtcgacatacaatgttctcccctgtcgatgatgcccgggtggcaagtccatgtaaataatttcatgcaatgtgccatgtaagaaggaattttgcacatctagctggtgagtaaacaaatttctggctgctgcaatggtgaggagacacctcaaagttgttaattttgctgttggtgaaaatgtttcagaatagtcgacaccttcaatctgagtgtacccctttgcgacaaggcgcgccttatatctgtcgacgctaccatctgagttgtactttattttatagacccatttgcatccgatgggtttctgcccagcgggtaacggtgtcaaggtccacgtttgatttagctgcaaggcggaaagctcttcgtccattgctttttgccaatttggatcaaggatagcttgagcataagtgtgaggttctttggtggttgtgatgttaacaagatatgcactatgtgtagaagaaaatcgtgaattagaaagaaaatgatgcataggatacctggtttCATTTGgtcggtcttgggcagtggtcgaatgattggcttgagatcccgttacgtagtcttgaagccaggaaggttgggttgatgtgcgactggatcgtcgaacaggaaggtcggttggagaaggtttggtaatgggtgctaaacttcttggcatgagagaagaaggttggtctactggaggttcaggtgtattatgacgagtaggagaagaaggttggtttgatggaggttcaagtgcattgtgacgagtaggagaagagagttggtttgatggaggttcaggtgtattgtgacgagaaggagaagaaggttggtttgatggaggttcaagttcattgtgatgagtaagagaagaaggttgatcgagtgaatgttggacaggagtgggtaagtcaatgtcaatagtgggcaaaataccttgtaatggaggtgaggattgtgtctgtgactgttggcagaatgggaaaacactttcatggaagatgacatcccgacttgtaaaaaaagtgcctgcatctatatcaaataatttgtatgctttttgaatgtgaggataaccaatgaagatgcattgtcgggcGCGCGGATCAAATTattgcttaggtgaaacaacagttgtgtaacagaggcaaccaaaagtttttaggtgagaaagtgaaggtggttgattatatagtagctcaaaaggtgatttattttttagtaaaggtgatggcatatatgtggcggttaaaacgcattctccccaaaattctaatggtaaattggactgaaataggagggctcgtgctgtgtttaaaacatgtctatgtttgcgttctactactccattttgttgaggagtgtaaacgcaagtgcgttgacattcaataccttttttgagaaaaaaatcatacattgaaataaattccagtccattgtcaacgcggatggttttaatagatgcctgaaattgattttgtgcaaatgtaatgaatgactttaagagatgttgggttttttgtgattcataagaaatagccaagtacatctagtatagtcatcgactatagtgagaaaaaaacgttttccaaaatgagttggggttttatgaggaccctaaatgtcacaatgcaatagattaaatggagaatgagattttattgtgcttaaaggaaagggtagtcttgtctgtttagctttgggatAAATACTACCATGATTATGaatgggaatgagatttttactgatagggataggtagtaaggaagatacaagttgtagacacgccagagaaggatgtccaaggcgcttgtgccataaatcaggatcggtcgatatttgagatgcgtgagcttggtttggaagaggggacaagtagtataagcctgcgtgttgtttacccaagccaatcatcctccccgtagccaagtcctgtaaaacgcaaccatgtggagtaaaaacaacacaacaatttagtgaattGGTTATTTTACTaatggacatgagatttaaattaaaagaaggaacacaatGAACATatttttgtcattgaatttaattgtgcctgtagatgagatgggcgcagttgagcctgtgggtagattaacatttgaaataaatgatgatgaagtgtgtgtgaaaaattgtgaatcagatgcaatgtgatgggttgctccgctatccaaaatccatggtttcgttaaagcagaattagaagaggagttatgggcaagcagacctgcagagctaacaaacgtgtcacttttaccgttattgttgagcgagtaaatagcccTTGCCAATTACTGAATTTGCTCGGCACTGAAGCgttgtacgaggtttctatcgGACTCGTTAATGGTGTCTGACAGGGCACCAAGATcagtgctctgataccatataagaaaatgataaaaaatggtaagaagaagaaatgtttcttattctcttatgtgtatattacataACTGCATGTATAGTAAATaaatagggagtttctctctccaaattataatctaattaggtaggatactaatcatgagattctataattattaaattaattgcatataattgggtacaatatcgtcaaatattgcatacaataattgcatataatttgataattattatttccttaataataCAGTTACAAAAAGTAAACCATTATATGAATCtaaatgaacaaattgaaaaacaacaaaatattaCAACGTTAAAATTAACTATAACGTAATTACGTACCTCAAACATAATGTCAAGCTATAAAACCAACAATATTACATAAAGAGATTTAAAAAAGTAATTGTACCAATACATCATAATATGTTATACATAGAAATTAAAGAAAGTCTACAATGCaatggagagaaaaaaaaattgtagaagAAGTATCACCAATACATGAAAATAGACCATTCAAGTAACaaaccattaaaaaaataatataaaattatactaCTCCCTTCTCGATCTTgataatttttcttaatatcTTCAGTGGGATATCATCATCGAGTGTTAACAGACTATCACTCCATAAGTCAATAGTTTTAGATTGCAACTGAACAACTTCATTGaaaaatttcttaaataaatcCTACAATAATAAGTAGACATATTAGtaagattaaattattaaattatttaaaataatagtttaaatgAAAATTACCTGAGAAAGTGGTACAAAGGAATCATCCTATTCAACATCTTTAACACTGCATAGTCTTTTCTTCTGAGAATAAAGTTCATTCACAACAtgagaattaaattaaattaaattaaaacactATACATAAGGAATTTCAGAGTAAAATGTAAGTCAGACTACACTAAAATTAGAAAACATACCACACTTTCAACACGACCATCAAAAAACCTTTGGATAATACTATTATCAATACACACTTTTTTTTACGCAGAATGATTGGTTAAACCTAAGAGATTGATCTTTAACACAACCAACTTTAAACAACACAACTTTGTCTATCAAAAGATCAAATTCTTTGTGTAGTACACCAGAGTCAGcgttctaaaaattaaaaaaacaaatatcaatttatatacTAACCTTTTCTTATATGCATGAATAGACATATTCACGGTTGGAAAATTTACCTTGTCATAACTTTCAAATAATTCCGCGCAAGATTTATTAATCAGTGTAGTGGCATCCCTGTCAAATAGAACAAAAGTAGTGGAATTTGTATCATCATTTACTCGCACCTTTAGCTTATAcctgaaatataaaatacaaaaaaggtTTACAAATGTATCTATAATTTaatgtataatttaatttaatgaatataataataattaatatttaatattataatacaataagtaataaataattcaaatgattgttgttacttgaggtgtcagcctagctgagatgtcaagttgcagagtgatgcctaacatgaaagctttatataaaaaaacaataattaatgaaaaataatttgtgGCAAACACAAAGATTACCTCTGTTGGACTTTGATAACATGTTTGTTACACTTCtcacaaaaaaacattttggaaTTCGGGTAAACAACTTTACTGCATAAACAAGCCGTGTACCACCAATCATCATCAGCTACAATATGTTTTATAGTAGCTAAGACAACATATGTGCTTtcctgtaaaaaaaaattacttttcaaCTTAAACTATGCATAATCCATTTTAATAAACTGTTAAAGGACAATACTAATACCTCCCTGCAATCTTTCAGGCCTTGAATAATGTTTATATGAATCAAGTTGATGAATTCATCCTCAGCATTCTGTTTTCTAGAATCACACAATTGACTCAGTCCTTGAGTAGGAGAATCTGTATTTTCAATCATCCTACACATGTTAAAATTGTGGTTAGAAAGGGTCATAACTTTTAAGTATTGAATACCAAAATATGTATTAAACTAACCTATTTTTAAGTTCGGTTGCGTCTTTAGAATGtatgttatatattattttcgtaCAGTCCAAGCAATTTTGTAGACAAACCTTGTCTACATCGAAATATAATGCATTGTGTTACAAAAATAAtctaaatacaataaataaaaattaaagtttcaTCACTTCACATACCCTGGAAAATCTTTACTTTAGCAAACTGCACACTGATGATAACATTTTGCAACTCTCCACGTGACAGAAATGCATTCAGCTCATCAACATAGTTACCAAATAAAGTACACTCCATGCGGAAGCtgttgtaaattaaaattaaaattgtaagaaCACACATTTTGGATTTGTTATAGTTCAAAATATTAGCTTACCCATAAGCTTCAATAGAAATGACATTTAACTTAGTTGATGACCCTGTTCTATTGAGCTCTCTTTTAGTGCCCACGTCGTTAGTATTCCAATAACATCtgtaaaaacataattatgtaAACACATATGCAAAGAAATTTTTTCAACTAAAACCATAATAAGGATACTTAGCCACTAAGTATTCAGTATCAAAACCATGGCTCTTAACACAGACATTGGGGTGTACTGAGGTATTGCACATGAAACCAGATCATTACCTACATAGGTTACCTTAGTTCCAAActggaaattaattttttactggTGACGGGTTGTTTTATAAGATCTTGAATTAGTAGACACATTAAAGAAATTGAAGGAATAAACTTTATCCTAAAAAATATcgttttgaaattttataaattagtgtTCTTCTAACGAAAAcatgaattttataaattagtgtTCTTCTAACGAAAACATGAATTTTATCACCCTATCATGTAAGTTGATTTTTAGGAGttttcatttaggtgacactttacttttaagattgagattttaggaatttaagagtgaaaaccttaggaaaatccccactggacattaacttaaccaagtggttaagtagatgtgaaagttcatttcacaaaggcaaaaggaaaagacaattataaggtgtGAAATGATGTTAGAAGGTGCAGAATTaaagaacaaggaaaagaaaccaaaatagaattgccgaatggaaacaaaaaaaaaaacaagaacatgatacaaaaagtaaaaatggaatgacaatggaaaaatagatgaaggaaggagaaaacttatgtgatggatttgagaaatggaacatgccacttggagtgtgat
This region includes:
- the LOC137838358 gene encoding replication protein A 70 kDa DNA-binding subunit C-like; its protein translation is MSSSSSSTSTSSLSSSSSDSSLIEPLSIEAIQALPPMTQHKEVVSSSVNQVRTNDWTTTIDRSTPAGESSHCSGFDWVDHKVARCYWNTNDVGTKRELNRTGSSTKLNVISIEAYGFRMECTLFGNYVDELNAFLSRGELQNVIISVQFAKTRMIENTDSPTQGLSQLCDSRKQNAEDEFINLIHINIIQGLKDCREESTYVVLATIKHIVADDDWWYTACLCSKVVYPNSKMFFCEKCNKHVIKVQQRYKLKVRVNDDTNSTTFVLFDRDATTLINKSCAELFESYDKNADSGVLHKEFDLLIDKVVLFKLDIMFESTDLGALSDTINESDRNLVQRFSAEQIQ